A region of Chloracidobacterium sp. DNA encodes the following proteins:
- a CDS encoding methylmalonyl-CoA mutase, whose protein sequence is MAERREKFETSSGIELPNDFNPDNTAPVNYVEDLGDPGTFPYTRGIRRNSYRGKLWTMRQYAGFATAEESNARYKYLLSQGTTGLSVAFDLPTQIGLDSDDPLAAGEVGKVGVAIDSLDDMMTLFDGIPLDAVSTSMTINATASTLLCLYLAVARKQGVGFDKINGTIQNDILKEYIARGTYIYPPKPSLRLITDTFAYCAAEVPNWNTISISGYHIREAGSTAAQEIAFTLADGICYVQAAKDVGLDVDKFAPRLSFFFNSHNNLLEEIAKFRAARRMWARIMKERFGAKDPKSLTLRFHTQTAGSTLTAQQPEVNVVRTTIQALAAVLGGTQSLHTNSMDEALGLPTENAARIALRTQQVIAHESGVADTVDPLAGSYAIEELTTQLERIALEYIEKIDAMGGMLRAIETGYVQNEIQEAAYDYQRAVETNDAIVVGVNSFQLEEEVPMPVLRIDEKIEREQVARTQAVRAKRNANDAENALQAITDAATGTENLLPRILTAVEAQVTVGEISHALRKVWGEYRESITI, encoded by the coding sequence ATGGCAGAGCGACGCGAGAAATTTGAGACATCTTCGGGCATTGAGCTTCCGAACGATTTCAATCCAGATAACACTGCACCGGTTAATTACGTCGAGGATCTTGGCGATCCCGGCACTTTTCCCTACACTCGCGGCATCAGACGTAATTCGTATCGCGGCAAGCTTTGGACGATGCGGCAATATGCCGGTTTTGCCACCGCTGAAGAATCAAACGCCCGATACAAGTATCTTCTGTCGCAAGGCACGACCGGACTGAGCGTCGCATTTGACCTGCCGACTCAGATTGGGCTCGATTCGGACGACCCGCTTGCGGCTGGCGAGGTTGGCAAGGTCGGCGTCGCCATTGACAGCCTAGACGACATGATGACGCTGTTCGATGGTATTCCGCTTGATGCGGTTTCGACGTCGATGACAATAAACGCAACTGCTTCGACGCTTCTTTGCCTGTATCTGGCTGTCGCACGAAAGCAGGGCGTCGGTTTTGATAAGATCAACGGCACGATACAGAACGACATTCTCAAGGAATACATCGCTCGCGGAACTTACATCTATCCTCCAAAACCATCGCTGCGTCTGATCACCGACACGTTCGCATATTGTGCCGCCGAGGTGCCGAATTGGAACACGATCTCGATTTCCGGCTACCACATTCGCGAAGCCGGCTCGACCGCCGCACAGGAAATTGCATTTACCCTCGCCGACGGCATTTGTTATGTGCAGGCCGCTAAGGATGTCGGCCTCGACGTTGATAAATTTGCGCCAAGACTCTCTTTCTTCTTTAATTCCCATAACAATCTGCTCGAAGAGATCGCCAAATTCCGGGCCGCTCGACGTATGTGGGCACGAATCATGAAAGAGCGCTTTGGAGCAAAAGATCCAAAATCGCTGACGCTGCGTTTTCATACGCAGACGGCAGGTTCGACGCTCACCGCTCAACAGCCAGAGGTCAATGTCGTTCGCACTACGATACAGGCACTCGCTGCGGTTCTAGGCGGCACTCAGAGCCTGCACACAAATTCGATGGACGAGGCTCTCGGGCTGCCGACCGAAAATGCCGCACGCATCGCTCTTCGCACACAGCAGGTCATCGCACACGAATCCGGCGTTGCCGACACGGTCGATCCGCTTGCGGGAAGTTACGCTATCGAAGAATTGACCACTCAACTCGAACGCATCGCTCTCGAATACATAGAAAAGATCGACGCCATGGGCGGAATGCTTCGTGCGATCGAGACTGGCTATGTCCAAAACGAGATCCAGGAAGCCGCTTACGATTACCAGCGTGCGGTCGAAACGAATGATGCGATAGTCGTCGGCGTGAACAGTTTTCAGTTGGAAGAGGAAGTTCCAATGCCTGTGTTACGCATAGACGAAAAGATCGAACGCGAACAGGTCGCCCGCACCCAAGCCGTCCGCGCCAAACGCAATGCCAACGACGCCGAAAATGCGTTGCAGGCGATCACAGATGCCGCCACCGGTACCGAAAATCTTCTCCCGCGCATTCTCACAGCCGTCGAGGCCCAAGTCACCGTCGGCGAGATCAGCCACGCTCTCCGCAAAGTATGGGGCGAATACCGCGAATCGATAACCATTTAG
- a CDS encoding glutaredoxin, translating into MALVIYTKPGCPYCQQARDHYNAAGTAFVEYDAQNDKVRQGEMLSFSDGDPTVPCIVKDGKYMGSGWGDPPRG; encoded by the coding sequence ATGGCATTAGTCATTTATACAAAACCGGGCTGCCCGTATTGTCAGCAGGCCCGAGATCATTACAACGCGGCAGGGACGGCGTTTGTGGAGTACGACGCGCAGAATGACAAGGTTCGTCAGGGCGAGATGCTGTCATTCTCGGACGGCGATCCCACAGTTCCCTGCATCGTAAAAGATGGGAAGTATATGGGTTCAGGCTGGGGCGACCCGCCGCGTGGCTGA
- a CDS encoding DUF3808 domain-containing protein, which translates to MIGSQINQYKILAKIGSGGQGTVYKALDTKLNRTAVIKVLPPELTQKTANFKRFEREAQLCSQLDHPNICTIYDFNSDNGVFYIAMQYVEGKNVRQLVSGRPLDLKSALSIAIQVTDALAYAHSKNIIHRDIKAGNVMVSETGQAKILDFGLAKLLEDEHAEASSGMDRTQITELGIPYGTATYAAPEQAKGERADHRSDIFSTGVLIYEMLTGIWAFQGKTVIDVRHQVLYGTPKPLADQRKEALPPQLQQIVDKALAKEPKDRYQKIATMRDELRAVLQQVAGAQIMPSDTFVPGHADGSAVKRVLNWFTGKSTPEASSQASFPSQISSSQPSFAPDISMTATGTEKKSVAILPFQNLSQDPASSFYEFALADAVITELAQIRSIIVRPSSVIAKYHGKDVDPREAGKELRVHAVLSAGFIRAGDKLRVTAQLLDVVSGDILWSDRIDAEGSDILALQDGIAHRILEGLRLELTDLEAEKLGKRATENALAWEEYLRGRDNFGRFIFRTIDAEDCDAAMANFKRAIELDPHFALAYSGLGACYANRVFKGLGEPEDYTYAEAAFSKAFFYDPNVVEARVLMVMIYMARGEKKKARSEIELLQKQFPNDASLYFVKGTMHRLDGEYEEALKAFDKLTRLDPAARSVASYNRARLYIYQRRFDEALAELDKGAKTEPNHPMIKIFRSGVFYYQGKFDEANDLIASVLKEHPTMDGIRPLAAEFLAGSGRLDEARAMLTDDALALSRSDHDMAYWVGSTYALLGEKDLAFKWLNKAIKLGNQNRPYFEKDTNLDSLRDDPRWQELMVKMNNGD; encoded by the coding sequence ATGATTGGTTCGCAAATTAACCAATACAAGATCCTCGCAAAGATCGGCTCGGGCGGCCAGGGAACTGTTTATAAGGCCCTCGACACTAAGCTGAACCGTACGGCTGTCATCAAAGTTCTCCCGCCTGAACTCACTCAAAAGACTGCGAATTTCAAACGCTTCGAACGCGAAGCGCAGCTTTGCTCGCAGCTCGATCATCCTAACATCTGCACGATCTACGATTTCAACAGCGACAACGGTGTCTTCTACATCGCGATGCAATATGTCGAAGGCAAAAACGTCCGTCAGCTCGTCAGCGGACGGCCTCTCGATCTGAAAAGCGCTCTTTCAATAGCGATACAGGTTACCGACGCTCTGGCTTACGCTCATTCGAAAAATATCATTCACCGCGACATCAAGGCCGGAAATGTAATGGTGTCCGAGACAGGACAGGCAAAGATACTTGATTTCGGCCTCGCCAAACTTCTCGAAGACGAACATGCTGAAGCCAGCTCGGGAATGGACAGAACGCAGATCACTGAACTCGGCATCCCATACGGCACAGCAACCTACGCAGCTCCGGAACAGGCTAAAGGCGAACGAGCCGATCATCGCTCAGACATTTTTTCGACCGGCGTCCTGATCTACGAAATGCTTACCGGCATTTGGGCATTTCAGGGCAAGACCGTGATCGATGTTCGCCATCAAGTGCTTTATGGAACGCCAAAACCGCTTGCCGATCAGCGAAAAGAAGCCTTGCCTCCACAGTTGCAGCAGATCGTTGATAAAGCTCTGGCAAAAGAACCAAAGGACCGCTATCAAAAGATCGCAACGATGCGTGACGAACTCCGTGCAGTGCTCCAACAGGTTGCGGGCGCTCAGATCATGCCCAGCGATACATTCGTTCCCGGCCATGCAGATGGCAGCGCGGTCAAACGAGTCCTCAATTGGTTTACCGGCAAATCCACTCCGGAGGCATCTTCACAAGCATCCTTTCCTTCGCAGATCTCGTCCAGCCAACCATCATTCGCACCCGATATTTCGATGACGGCGACCGGCACGGAAAAAAAGAGCGTCGCGATCCTGCCGTTTCAAAATTTAAGTCAAGATCCTGCTTCTAGCTTTTACGAATTCGCGCTCGCTGATGCTGTTATTACAGAACTTGCTCAAATTCGTTCGATAATCGTACGGCCGAGTTCGGTCATCGCAAAATATCACGGCAAAGACGTAGATCCGCGTGAGGCCGGCAAAGAGTTGCGTGTTCATGCGGTACTGTCGGCGGGCTTTATCCGCGCCGGAGATAAACTTCGAGTGACGGCTCAGTTGCTTGACGTTGTTAGCGGCGACATTCTGTGGAGCGACCGCATCGACGCGGAAGGCAGCGATATTCTCGCACTGCAGGACGGAATTGCTCATCGAATTCTCGAAGGCCTCAGACTCGAACTCACTGATCTCGAAGCGGAAAAACTCGGTAAACGCGCGACCGAGAACGCTCTTGCTTGGGAAGAGTACCTCCGTGGACGCGACAATTTCGGACGCTTTATCTTTCGCACGATCGACGCCGAAGATTGCGATGCAGCGATGGCAAATTTCAAACGAGCTATCGAACTTGATCCGCATTTTGCTCTCGCGTACAGTGGCCTCGGAGCGTGTTATGCCAACCGCGTTTTTAAAGGCCTTGGCGAACCGGAAGATTACACCTACGCCGAAGCCGCTTTTAGCAAAGCCTTTTTCTACGATCCAAATGTCGTAGAAGCTCGCGTCTTGATGGTGATGATCTACATGGCTAGGGGCGAGAAGAAAAAGGCGCGCAGCGAAATCGAGCTGCTGCAAAAACAATTTCCAAACGATGCCTCTCTATATTTTGTAAAAGGCACGATGCACCGGCTCGACGGTGAGTATGAAGAAGCCCTTAAGGCATTTGATAAGCTAACGCGTCTTGATCCGGCGGCTCGTTCCGTAGCATCGTACAACCGGGCGAGGCTTTATATCTATCAACGCAGATTTGACGAGGCATTGGCAGAACTGGACAAGGGAGCCAAAACCGAGCCTAATCATCCGATGATAAAGATCTTTCGCTCGGGCGTTTTTTATTATCAGGGAAAATTTGACGAGGCCAACGATCTCATCGCCAGTGTCCTAAAAGAACATCCGACAATGGACGGTATTCGCCCGCTCGCCGCAGAATTCCTCGCTGGCTCCGGCCGACTCGACGAAGCGCGCGCAATGCTGACCGACGACGCCCTAGCTCTCTCACGTTCCGACCACGATATGGCCTACTGGGTCGGCTCAACCTACGCCCTGCTTGGCGAAAAAGACCTCGCATTCAAATGGCTAAACAAAGCCATCAAACTCGGCAACCAAAACCGCCCATATTTTGAAAAAGATACTAACCTTGATTCTTTACGGGACGACCCGCGCTGGCAGGAATTGATGGTTAAGATGAATAACGGTGATTAG
- a CDS encoding class I SAM-dependent methyltransferase: MHDIALQHHSEVESGERFEFGKNWSAFLSVLDDERIATAEQSLKEMLECASLEGKTFLDIGSGSGLFSLAARRLGGKVHSFDFDSNSFACTQELRNRYFPHDSNWRVEQASALDADYVASLGKFDIVYSWGVLHHTGDMWRALENAVTPTTAGGKLFIAIYNDTGSQTKRWHWIKKTYCRMPRLLKTLFAVAVILPEEGKSLLKSFITLDPMSYIRSWTQYKNGRGMNRWYDIVDWVGGYPYEVATVDEIFEFYKTRGFSLTKVKSGGTGLGCNEFVFERNRISNH, translated from the coding sequence ATGCATGACATAGCCTTACAACATCATTCTGAAGTAGAAAGCGGTGAGCGCTTCGAGTTTGGCAAAAACTGGAGCGCGTTCTTGTCCGTTTTGGATGACGAACGCATTGCGACGGCCGAACAGTCATTAAAAGAAATGCTCGAATGTGCATCGCTGGAAGGCAAAACTTTTCTCGATATCGGTTCAGGCAGTGGCTTGTTTTCGCTGGCGGCGAGGCGTTTGGGTGGGAAGGTGCATTCGTTCGATTTTGACAGTAACTCGTTTGCTTGCACACAAGAACTCCGCAATCGATATTTCCCACACGATTCAAACTGGCGCGTTGAGCAAGCATCGGCACTTGACGCCGATTATGTGGCCTCGCTTGGCAAATTCGACATCGTTTATTCGTGGGGCGTGCTGCATCACACTGGAGACATGTGGCGTGCGTTAGAAAATGCCGTGACCCCGACGACAGCCGGCGGCAAGCTCTTCATTGCGATCTACAACGACACCGGCAGCCAGACAAAACGCTGGCATTGGATCAAAAAAACATATTGTCGCATGCCGCGTTTGTTAAAAACGCTATTTGCGGTCGCTGTCATTCTTCCCGAAGAAGGCAAGAGTCTTCTGAAATCGTTCATCACTCTCGACCCGATGAGTTACATCCGCTCATGGACGCAGTACAAAAACGGCCGGGGCATGAACCGCTGGTACGACATCGTCGACTGGGTCGGCGGTTATCCATATGAAGTTGCTACCGTGGATGAGATATTTGAATTTTATAAGACGCGCGGCTTCTCATTAACCAAAGTTAAATCAGGGGGCACTGGTTTAGGTTGTAATGAGTTTGTATTTGAGCGTAACAGAATTAGTAACCATTAA
- a CDS encoding class I SAM-dependent RNA methyltransferase, with protein sequence MKKQYTIGDILEVRIEKIVPRGLGLAFVDGLTVFVPLSVTGDKLSVRIREVKKKIAFADIVEVIEGGEQRITPPCEYFGSCGGCDFQQMNYAAQLDAKVGIIRDCLHRIGKIDYDAEINVIPSPQQFGYRSRARWHIDRDKKAIGYFRRDSHEVIDVQKCPILTPELQSALDDLRMRLNWDEIWSDKAQIEAANGEDGSISTYSADMAEPTSELTFEFDGNNYVYSSETFFQANKSLIPALVEAALGDAIGEAAFDLYCGVGLFTIPMAKRFGTVVGVEESGKSVKFAKRNVYTSGQTNVRLASQSVAKFLMENQKKGLDFILIDPPRSGTEKQTIPKIARLKPAHISYVSCEPSILARDLSILIDAGYKIEKITALDMFPQTHHVETVVRLSVART encoded by the coding sequence GTGAAAAAACAATACACTATCGGTGATATTCTCGAGGTTCGGATCGAAAAGATCGTTCCGCGCGGGCTTGGGCTTGCGTTTGTTGATGGCTTAACGGTTTTTGTGCCGCTCAGCGTTACCGGCGACAAACTCAGCGTTCGCATTCGTGAGGTAAAAAAGAAAATAGCCTTCGCTGATATCGTCGAGGTCATCGAGGGTGGTGAACAACGCATCACTCCGCCGTGTGAATATTTCGGATCATGCGGGGGATGCGATTTTCAGCAGATGAATTATGCGGCGCAGCTCGATGCCAAGGTTGGGATAATCCGCGACTGTCTGCATCGCATTGGAAAAATAGACTATGACGCGGAGATAAATGTCATTCCCAGCCCGCAGCAATTTGGTTATCGTTCGCGTGCACGTTGGCATATCGACCGCGACAAAAAGGCAATTGGCTATTTTCGCCGCGATTCGCACGAGGTCATCGACGTGCAGAAATGCCCGATCCTCACACCTGAACTACAATCGGCTCTCGATGATCTCCGCATGAGGCTTAATTGGGACGAGATCTGGAGCGACAAAGCTCAGATCGAAGCCGCGAACGGTGAAGACGGCAGCATCTCGACCTATTCTGCTGATATGGCCGAACCGACATCTGAACTCACCTTCGAATTTGATGGTAACAATTACGTTTATTCATCGGAGACATTCTTTCAGGCGAACAAATCGTTGATCCCTGCACTCGTAGAAGCCGCTCTTGGCGATGCTATAGGCGAGGCTGCTTTTGACCTTTACTGCGGCGTCGGTCTTTTTACGATTCCGATGGCAAAGCGTTTCGGCACGGTTGTCGGCGTCGAGGAGAGCGGAAAGTCGGTGAAATTTGCGAAACGAAATGTTTACACCTCTGGCCAAACGAACGTGCGGCTTGCTAGCCAGAGTGTTGCTAAATTCTTGATGGAAAATCAAAAAAAGGGACTCGACTTTATCCTTATCGACCCGCCACGCAGCGGCACTGAGAAACAGACGATACCGAAGATCGCGAGGCTCAAGCCGGCACATATTTCATACGTTTCGTGCGAACCGTCGATCCTCGCGCGCGATCTGAGCATCTTGATTGACGCAGGCTATAAGATCGAAAAAATAACCGCACTCGATATGTTCCCTCAGACGCATCACGTTGAGACGGTCGTTCGACTGTCGGTAGCCCGCACGTAA
- a CDS encoding type IV pilus twitching motility protein PilT codes for MQSAPAYEAATAYEAPVVPPPPAYEPPPPAPVAHTSPAQPAQASFVPAAANSAERAKMDELFRKMAEIGASDLHLSVTMPPMVRKDGKMKPLEEGVAPLTPEAMRSLLTSIMPERNQEEFARRSDSDFAYEIAGLARFRCNIFMDRKGMGAVFRIIPSKMTTASQIGLSEAILGLCGLSKGLVVVTGPTGSGKSTTLCAMVNEINMTREEHIITIEDPIEFVHDNVKCLVNQREVHNHTDTFKDALRAALREDPDIVLVGEMRDLETISIAIETAETGHLVFGTLHTTTAASTVDRIIDQFPADRQQQIRVMLSESLKGVIAQTLLPKKGGGRVAALEVLIVTPAISNLIREGKTFQIPSAMQTGKNHGMVMLNEALYAHVESGAVEPRDAYIKSVDKTGFETMLTRGGFKI; via the coding sequence ATGCAGAGCGCTCCAGCATATGAAGCAGCGACTGCATACGAGGCTCCGGTTGTTCCGCCGCCTCCTGCTTATGAACCTCCACCACCTGCACCGGTCGCTCACACATCGCCCGCACAACCTGCTCAGGCTTCGTTCGTCCCTGCTGCGGCCAACTCCGCAGAGAGAGCCAAAATGGATGAGCTTTTCAGAAAAATGGCGGAGATCGGAGCATCCGACCTGCATCTTTCGGTGACAATGCCGCCGATGGTCCGTAAGGATGGCAAAATGAAACCGCTGGAAGAAGGTGTCGCTCCTCTGACTCCTGAGGCGATGCGTTCACTGCTCACATCGATAATGCCGGAGCGCAACCAGGAAGAATTTGCACGACGCAGCGATTCAGATTTTGCATACGAGATCGCTGGACTTGCTCGTTTTCGCTGCAACATCTTTATGGACCGCAAAGGCATGGGAGCTGTTTTCCGAATCATTCCGTCAAAGATGACTACGGCTTCGCAGATCGGATTGTCGGAAGCGATATTAGGCTTGTGCGGACTTTCGAAAGGACTTGTTGTTGTAACCGGACCGACCGGTTCAGGAAAATCTACGACTCTCTGCGCGATGGTCAACGAGATCAACATGACCCGCGAAGAGCACATCATCACGATCGAAGACCCTATCGAATTCGTTCACGATAATGTCAAATGCCTCGTCAATCAGCGTGAAGTACACAATCACACCGATACTTTCAAAGACGCTCTACGAGCCGCTCTTCGTGAAGACCCAGACATCGTTCTCGTTGGTGAAATGCGCGATCTCGAAACGATATCAATCGCTATCGAGACCGCTGAAACAGGACACCTTGTTTTCGGCACACTGCACACGACCACTGCGGCGTCGACTGTTGATCGCATCATCGATCAGTTCCCTGCCGACCGTCAACAGCAGATACGCGTGATGCTTTCGGAATCGCTTAAAGGCGTCATCGCCCAAACGTTGCTGCCGAAAAAAGGCGGCGGACGCGTGGCAGCACTCGAAGTGCTGATCGTCACACCCGCAATCAGCAATCTGATCCGCGAGGGCAAGACATTCCAAATTCCATCAGCGATGCAGACCGGCAAAAATCATGGAATGGTCATGCTCAATGAAGCTCTCTACGCCCACGTCGAAAGCGGCGCCGTCGAGCCACGCGATGCATACATCAAATCCGTCGATAAGACAGGCTTTGAAACAATGCTGACCCGCGGCGGTTTTAAGATCTGA
- a CDS encoding divalent-cation tolerance protein CutA has product MTVIIVLTTVSNVDEGETLAHAACVQILPQMTSIYIWEGKVQKENEYLVLIKTLPEKWKELRDLITANHSYEVPEIIAIDAAEVSEQYLDWATKTLV; this is encoded by the coding sequence ATTACAGTGATTATCGTTTTGACTACAGTATCCAACGTGGACGAAGGCGAGACACTTGCTCATGCTGCCTGCGTTCAGATTCTCCCGCAAATGACTTCTATTTACATCTGGGAAGGCAAGGTGCAAAAGGAAAACGAATACCTGGTTCTCATCAAAACCCTGCCTGAAAAATGGAAAGAACTGCGAGACTTGATAACTGCAAATCACAGTTACGAAGTTCCTGAGATCATCGCTATTGATGCCGCCGAAGTTTCAGAACAATATCTTGATTGGGCAACAAAGACCTTAGTTTAA
- a CDS encoding (2Fe-2S)-binding protein, translated as MTLPDIFTPYEKLIEIEIRGNRHSVPENNSLLRCFQFLAMENISYGDFCWNGECLNCQVWLEQGEKEKAVMACRTTVAEGMKIVRMAEGIDLTED; from the coding sequence ATGACATTGCCAGACATCTTTACTCCTTACGAAAAGCTGATCGAGATCGAAATAAGAGGAAATCGTCACAGCGTCCCGGAGAACAATTCGCTTCTGCGGTGTTTTCAGTTTCTTGCGATGGAAAATATTTCTTACGGCGATTTCTGCTGGAATGGTGAATGCCTTAATTGCCAGGTCTGGCTGGAGCAAGGCGAAAAAGAAAAAGCCGTCATGGCATGCCGCACTACCGTAGCTGAAGGGATGAAGATAGTTCGGATGGCAGAGGGAATCGACCTCACCGAGGACTAA
- a CDS encoding M48 family metalloprotease, with protein MSKKKPDSQEPSSAITKSMSVKCRYCGQKNAVKADYVNDAANCGRCKLPLSNEPHKKFTALHKDDYIHDADKKALKALKQIPGVDSALKKFLAWTGESAIRVSFMASAVKVTPKQCPDLHAKLQIACETLGVEMPDLFVQQNPMVNAFTGGVEKPIIVLHSALIERLSDEETLAVIAHEVGHIHAEHVLYLTAARLMEALINVSAARLLPGSEIIKLIISMGIASALLAWARKAELSCDRAALLVTQDPHVVGRTMMKLAGGTFASKIDYELFLEQGREFKKNYDASRLDRFWADVMNSGLSHPFPIWRVAEILEWVETGQYQTLMEKK; from the coding sequence ATGTCGAAAAAGAAACCTGATTCCCAAGAACCATCATCCGCGATCACCAAAAGCATGTCCGTCAAATGCCGCTATTGCGGGCAAAAGAATGCGGTCAAGGCCGATTATGTAAATGACGCCGCGAATTGCGGCCGTTGTAAGCTGCCGTTATCTAACGAGCCGCATAAAAAATTTACGGCGCTTCACAAAGATGACTACATTCACGACGCCGACAAAAAGGCGCTCAAGGCTCTCAAGCAAATTCCCGGCGTCGATTCCGCATTAAAAAAGTTTCTTGCTTGGACGGGTGAGTCGGCGATCCGTGTTTCTTTTATGGCAAGCGCCGTAAAAGTTACTCCGAAGCAATGCCCTGATCTTCATGCCAAATTACAGATCGCCTGTGAGACGCTCGGAGTAGAGATGCCGGATTTGTTCGTCCAGCAAAATCCGATGGTCAACGCTTTTACCGGCGGCGTCGAAAAGCCGATCATCGTTTTGCACTCTGCATTGATCGAGCGGCTTAGTGACGAAGAAACTCTTGCCGTGATCGCTCACGAGGTCGGCCACATTCACGCCGAACACGTCCTTTACCTTACTGCGGCGCGACTGATGGAAGCTCTGATAAATGTTTCTGCCGCACGCCTGCTTCCGGGCTCTGAGATCATCAAGCTAATTATCTCAATGGGCATCGCCAGCGCCCTGCTTGCGTGGGCACGCAAAGCGGAATTGAGCTGTGACCGCGCTGCTTTACTTGTCACGCAAGACCCGCACGTCGTTGGCCGTACGATGATGAAACTCGCCGGCGGCACATTTGCCTCAAAGATCGACTACGAACTTTTCCTCGAACAGGGACGCGAATTCAAAAAGAACTACGACGCCAGCCGCCTCGACCGCTTCTGGGCAGACGTAATGAACTCCGGCCTATCACACCCATTCCCCATCTGGCGCGTCGCCGAGATCCTCGAATGGGTCGAAACCGGACAATATCAAACACTGATGGAGAAAAAGTAA